The window TTTCTAAAACAACATCAACTCCATAAGGAGTGGACAATTTTCCGTTATTATAATCAACTATTCCTAAATTAGTAGCACCATTATTTCTAATAAATTCAAAAACCTTAAATAAGCTATCTCGTTCTTGCTTCATTCTACAATTAATAATTTGTTCCATTTCTGCATATTTTATTTTTTCAGTTCTCGCTCTATAACGATAAAATATATCACCATTAACAATTTTTTCTGAACTATTATTCTTTTGTGCTATCACTGGTTTTATATTTGATTCTTCGGTATAAATTCACCCAATAATTTTTTGAACAATGATAACATCCCCATTAGAATTAATTTCTTTTTCTTTTAAAATAAATGAGCCTAATTCTCAATTTATAGAAGGGGAAAATAGATTATTAATAGAATCTGTCAAATCTTCTTGTTGAATATTTTCAAAATTACTATTTTGTAACCCAATTATGGAACGAGGTGAATCTTTAATACCAAAAATAATATATCCACCACTGTTATTAGAAAATGCTGCCATAGTTTTAGCATATATTGCAATGTTGCCTTTATTAAATGATTGTTTAAATTCAACTTGAGTATTTTCCCTACTACGCAAATTTCCATTTTCCATACGAGCAGATAATATACTCTTTACTCTTTCTTCATGTTTTGATATAAGCATCTTAATTTACTTTAACCTCCATTAAAATTTAAAATAATATGTTATTTTATAATACTTATATAATTTTGCATTAAGGTTTTAAAAAAGTATGAATTTATATTGATTATGTTTTTATTTTTTGATAGCCTATAATAAGAGCGCACATTCTTTTGATAAAATCTTCATAATTATTTAATATTATAGAATTACCAAATAAATCATCGATTTTGTTTGAATAACTTAGTAAGTCTTCATCATTCATAATTTCTTTATAACATCTTATGTAATCTTTTTTATTTTTAATTTCCTCACTAATTTCTTTCAAACTAAGTAAAATGAAGAGCGTTTTATCTGGTGTATGAAAATAAACTTTAGGGTCATCATCTGATAATTTTAAATATTTTTCCAAATTGTGGTTTGAAATATTATCATATTTTTGTAATACACCATCACTTTTATAGTATGGAACTTTATCAAAAATTATAAAAATTTGAAAATAAGGAACTGAATTAGATCGTAAATTAGCTGTTTCGCCTAACATATTCTCAAAATAATTATTACTATTTTGAGAATAATTACTCATAACAAATTTAATTGCTAGTCCAGCAATTGATTTTCCATTATTTTTAATTGTTATATCAACTTTTTTGTTGTAATATCTACCATCAATACATTCTTCTTTATCATCTCTATAACCTTGGGATTTAATATTGTATTCTTTGCCTAACAATTCTTCTAAATCTTTTGCTATACTCCCATGTAATGTTTTTAATTTTTTAGTACTTCTAGACGTTCCAACACTCAAATAATTATCAAAAGATTCCTTTATAATATCTAAATCTAAAAATTTTTTGTTACTCAACATTTTATTAAATTTCCTCATTTTTTAATTTGTAATCCAAGTATTTTTTTACATCTTTCGATGAAAAAGTATAATAACCACCATTTTTATATTTTCCTAATAAAGAAATATAAAGGCCAAATTCGTTGTCATTCAATGCTTTCTTAATTTTGGGAAAATGTTTTTTGTCACTTACAACATATAATCCACTATAAACACCGGTTCCAATTGGAGCATTAACAATTTTTAAATCTGACGTAGTTTTTATTAAAGAATTTATTGCAATTTTATCCTTATAAGTATCTTTAATTCCTTGACTTCTACCAAATGCATATCAACAATTTTTTGAACTAATATCATGATTTTTTTTAGTAAATTATTTTTATTAAATTTTAAATAATTGTACATTTTTAAATCTTTTTTTAACACTAATTCATCAATTAAAAAATTTTCTTTATCGTATGGATAAAATATTTTTTTTAGTTCTCCTTTCGAAGCTTTAATGACAGGAATAATGAATTTTGATTCAAAGTCAAAATCATTAATAAATATTTTATCTGACAATGTTGCATAACCATTCTTTACTAATATGTTTGTGGTTTTATTTGAAAGTAAAACTTTTTTTAAAAAAATAAGTTTTTGTTTAGGTCCAAAATAATAATTATTTTTTATAAAATAATCGTTGTGGGATATTTTTTCAATAAAACAAGGTTTTAATTTTTTCTCATCAAATTCATAATATTCAACACATTCATTTTTTTTACTCTTATTTAAACAAATAATAGTTGTATAAACAGTAGCATTAAAAGCTTGAAAATGTTTTAAATCACAAACACTTTCGATTAATTTATATTCACTCAAAAACAAGCGCATATTTAATCCTGCTAAACTTGTAAAAAAAGAAGATGGTGTGATGTAGCATAAAATTCCATTTTTATTTAACATTTTTATACCAATTTCATAAAATATAATATACAAATCAGTCATTCCTTTATTACTAAATAAATAATTTTTAATTAAATTGGGTTCTTTAATCAAATTATGAATTCTAACATATGGAGGATTTCCAATAACAAAATCCATTTTAGAATCATATATATTTATTTTCATACTATCATCATTTACAAAGTTTCATAAAACTTTATTTAAACCATACTTTTTAACAATATCATCACACCTATGTCTACAAATTTCTAATTCATCATTATCAATTTCTATACCATGTATAAATGTTTCTAATTGTTTTTTTTAACTCAATTAAATCATTATTATTTATAAGATAATCTTTGCAATATCTATCAACTATATAAGTTAAAAATTGCCCATCTCCACAACTATTATCAATTACATGTTTTTTATTTATATTTCCATTAATATAATGCCCTTTATCAAGTATTATATTTACTAAATAATCAGGTGTATAAACTTTTCCATAGCGTTTAACCTTAGTCAATCTCAATAATTCTTTCATTTTTAAATTTAAAAACCTCTTTTAGACATTATATTAAAATTAATAAAAACGTTTTTATTTTATTGATAAGAGTTATCGATACCATAAAATAATTTCAACAATTTAATTAATATAGTTAAATATTTCATTATTTTTTATATTTGATGAAATGACAATATAAGGGTTTTGCTTTTTTATTATATATTTACTAAATTAATCACTTTTCTCTTTTAATATCAAATAAATATACTAATATAATTAATTTTATCAAAATCCAAAATGGGAGTCAAAATGGGGTTAAAATTAAACAATTGCTTTTAAAACAATTATTACTAAAAAACTAATAGTTTAAACTTTATTAATCACAATAATTTAGTATTTATCCAAAATTTTAATAACAATATTAGTAGTATAATGACTTGTAAATAATACAAGGAGATTTTGGTGTTGAATTTAAAACAATATTTAGGTGAAACTAATTTTTATGATAAGAAAGAAAAATTAGAAAAGAAAAAAATAAAATCATGACTAAAAAGTGTTTGTACATTTGCTAATGGTCAAGGTGGCAAATTAATATTTGGTGTAAATGAAAACAATAATGTTTTAGGATTAGAAAATTATTTAAATGATTCTGAATTTATTAGTGAAACTATTAAAACAAAAATTGATAATATTCCAGAATTTGATATTGAAATTAATGAATACGAAAATAAAATTATTCTAATACTAACAATTTTTCCAGGAAGAAATCCACCATATTTTCTAGTTGATAATGGTTCAAAAACTCCATATAAAAGAGTTGGTAATCAAAGTGTAATTGCTTCAATTAATGATTTATTAAATTGATGTTTAAGAAGTCAAAATCGCACCTATGATTCATTAGTTTCTAATAAATTACTAAAAGATGTTAGTTTTTTAATGTTAAAAAATGAATATCAAAAACATACAGAAAATTTATGAGAGGATAAATTTTTAAAATCCTTTGAATTAATTGATAACAATAATTACTTAACAAATGCTGGAGCTTTATTTGCTGATGGATATCAAGTTTATCAATCAGGAGTTTTTTGTACTCGTTGAAATGGAAAGACTAAAACAAATGGTTTAATTGAAGCATTAGATGATGCAGAATTTGAAGGGAATTTACTATTTCTTTTAAATTCAAGTATAAACTTTATTAAAAGAAATAGTAAAAACATGTGAAGAAAAGGAGTTTTATATCGTATTCAATATCCTGAATATCCTATAAAAGCAGTGCAAGAAGTAATAGTTAATGCTTTGATTCATCGAGATTATTCAATTATTGGTAGTGAAGTACATATTGACATGTATGATGATAGATTAGAAGTATATTCTCCTGGTGGTATGTTTGATGGGAATTTTGTCCAAAATATCGACCTTTATAATGTATGATCA is drawn from Ureaplasma parvum serovar 3 str. ATCC 27815 and contains these coding sequences:
- a CDS encoding ATP-binding protein gives rise to the protein MLISKHEERVKSILSARMENGNLRSRENTQVEFKQSFNKGNIAIYAKTMAAFSNNSGGYIIFGIKDSPRSIIGLQNSNFENIQQEDLTDSINNLFSPSINWELGSFILKEKEINSNGDVIIVQKIIGWIYTEESNIKPVIAQKNNSSEKIVNGDIFYRYRARTEKIKYAEMEQIINCRMKQERDSLFKVFEFIRNNGATNLGIVDYNNGKLSTPYGVDVVLEKNLIAKLLKKAKFIKEGSFSENEGIPVIKVTGNINLAEEVPVPLENLDETYPYIQKQLAEKLNITPQKLYALIWYFKMKESKKYHLEITTSKTNKTHKFSKFALLFLKEKIIELDENKNELNNIISKFNNRKK
- a CDS encoding Eco57I restriction-modification methylase domain-containing protein, giving the protein METFIHGIEIDNDELEICRHRCDDIVKKYGLNKVLWNFVNDDSMKINIYDSKMDFVIGNPPYVRIHNLIKEPNLIKNYLFSNKGMTDLYIIFYEIGIKMLNKNGILCYITPSSFFTSLAGLNMRLFLSEYKLIESVCDLKHFQAFNATVYTTIICLNKSKKNECVEYYEFDEKKLKPCFIEKISHNDYFIKNNYYFGPKQKLIFLKKVLLSNKTTNILVKNGYATLSDKIFINDFDFESKFIIPVIKASKGELKKIFYPYDKENFLIDELVLKKDLKMYNYLKFNKNNLLKKIMILVQKIVDMHLVEVKELKILIRIKLQ
- a CDS encoding AlbA family DNA-binding domain-containing protein, whose protein sequence is MNLKQYLGETNFYDKKEKLEKKKIKSWLKSVCTFANGQGGKLIFGVNENNNVLGLENYLNDSEFISETIKTKIDNIPEFDIEINEYENKIILILTIFPGRNPPYFLVDNGSKTPYKRVGNQSVIASINDLLNWCLRSQNRTYDSLVSNKLLKDVSFLMLKNEYQKHTENLWEDKFLKSFELIDNNNYLTNAGALFADGYQVYQSGVFCTRWNGKTKTNGLIEALDDAEFEGNLLFLLNSSINFIKRNSKNMWRKGVLYRIQYPEYPIKAVQEVIVNALIHRDYSIIGSEVHIDMYDDRLEVYSPGGMFDGNFVQNIDLYNVWSIRRNPILADLFARMNLMERRGSGLKNILEIYASKENYREDLKPEFRSTESAFFVVLKNLNYQEQNISKNENQKISPSQRRKKIIEFIGQNPKTTAYELTKIFFVSINTIERDLAKLVHDGYVEFVGSSKNGEWKIKTNQ